The following coding sequences lie in one Saimiri boliviensis isolate mSaiBol1 chromosome 6, mSaiBol1.pri, whole genome shotgun sequence genomic window:
- the LOC101041996 gene encoding olfactory receptor 5P3 — MGTGNDTTVIEFTLLGLSDDTTVCAILFLVFLGIYIVTLMGNISIIVLIRRSPRLHTPMYLFLCHLAIVDIGYSSSVTPVMLMSFLRKDTSLPVPGCVVQLCSVVTFGTAECFLLAAMAYDRYVAICSPLLYSTRMSPGVCIILVGMSYLGGCVNAWTFIGCLLRLSFCGPNKLNHFFCDYSPLLKLSCSHDFTFEIIPAISSGSIIVATVWIIAVSYIYVFITILKMHSAEGGHKTFSTCSSHLTAVTLFYGTITFIYVMPKSSYSTDQNKLVSVFYTVVIPMLNPLIYSLRNKEIKGALTRELRRKIFS; from the coding sequence ATGGGGACTGGAAACGACACAACTGTGATAGAGTTTACTCTTTTGGGGTTATCTGATGATACTACAGTTTgtgctattttatttcttgtgtttctaggaatttatattGTCACCTTAATGGGTAATATTAGCATAATTGTGTTGATCAGAAGAAGTCCTCGTCTTCATACACCCATGTACCTTTTCCTCTGCCATTTGGCCATTGTAGACATTGGGTACTCCTCATCAGTCACACCTGTCATGCTCATGAGCTTTCTAAGGAAAGACACCTCTCTCCCTGTTCCTGGCTGTGTGGTCCAGCTCTGTTCTGTGGTGACATTTGGGACAGCTGAGTGCTTCCTGCTGGCTGCCATGGCCTATGATCGCTATGTGGCTATCTGCTCACCCTTGCTCTACTCCACCCGCATGTCCCCCGGCGTCTGCATCATCTTAGTGGGCATGTCTTACCTGGGTGGATGTGTGAATGCTTGGACATTCATTGGGTGCTTACTAAGACTGTCCTTCTGTGGGCCAAATAAACTAAATCACTTTTTCTGTGACTATTCACCACTTTTGAAGCTTTCTTGTTCCCatgattttacttttgaaataattCCAGCCATCTCTTCAGGATCTATCATTGTGGCTACTGTGTGGATCATAGCCGTCTCCTACATCTACGTCTTCATCACTATCCTGAAGATGCACTCCGCTGAGGGGGGCCACAAGACTTTCTCCACCTGTAGCTCCCACCTCACTGCGGTCACTCTGTTCTATGGGACCATTACCTTCATTTATGTGATGCCCAAGTCCAGCTACTCAACTGACCAGAACAAACTGGTGTCTGTGTTCTACACAGTGGTGATTCCCATGTTGAACCCCCTGATCTACAGTCTCAGGAACAAGGAGATTAAGGGAGCTCTGACGAGAGagcttagaagaaaaatattttcttga